A genomic region of Macaca mulatta isolate MMU2019108-1 chromosome 5, T2T-MMU8v2.0, whole genome shotgun sequence contains the following coding sequences:
- the CCNA2 gene encoding cyclin-A2 (The RefSeq protein has 3 substitutions compared to this genomic sequence), with protein sequence MLGNSAPGPATREAGSALLALQQTALQEDQENINPEKAAPVQQPRTRAALAVLKAGNPRGLAQQQRPKTRRVAPLKDLPVNDEHVTVPPWKANSKQPAFTIHVDEAEKETQKKPAESQKTEREDALAFNSAISLPGPRKPLVPLDYPMDGSFESPHTMDMSIVLEDEKPVSVNEVPDYHEDIHTYLREMEVKCKPKVGYMKKQPDITNSMRAILVDWLVEVGEEYKLQNETLHLAVNYIDRFLSSMSVLRGKLQLVGTAAMLLASKFEEIYPPEVAEFVYITDDTYTKKQVLRMEHLVLKVLTFDLAAPTVNQFLTQYFLHQQPANSKVESLAMFLGELSLIDADPYLKYLPSVIAGAAFHLALYTVTGQSWPESLIRKTGYTLESLKPCLMDLHQTYLKAPQHAQQSIREKYKNSKYHGVSLLNPPETLNL encoded by the exons ATGTTGGGCAACTCCGCGCCGGGGCCTGCGACCCGCGAGGCGGGCTCAGCGCTACTAGCATTGCAGCAGACTGCGCTCCAAGAGGACCAGGAGAATATCAACCCGGAAAAGGCAGCGCCCGTCCAGCAACCGCGGACCCGGGCCGCGCTGGCGGTACTGAAGGCCGGGAACCCGCGGGGTCTAGCGCAGCAGCAGAGGCCGAAGACGCGACGG gtTGCACCCCTTAAGGATCTTCCTGTAAATGATGAGCATGTCACCGTTCCTCCTTGGAAAGCAAACAGTAAACAGCCTGCATTCACCATTCATGTGGAtgaagcagaaaaagagactCAGAAGCAGCCAGCTGAATCTCAAAAAAAGGAGCGTGAAGATGCCCTGGCTTTTAATTCAGCCATTAGTTTACCTGGACCCAGAAAACCATTGGTCCCTCTTGATTATCCAATGGATGGTAGTTTTG AGTCACCACATACTATGGACATGTCAATTGTATTAGAAGATGAAAAGCCACTGAGTGTTAATGAAGTACCAGACTACCATGAGGATATTCACACATACCTTAGGGAAATGGAG GTTAAATGTAAACCTAAAGTGGGTTACATGAAGAAACAGCCAGACATCACTAACAGTATGAGAGCTATCCTCGTGGACTGGTTAGTTGAAGTAGGAGAAGAATATAAActacagaatgagaccctgcatTTGGCTGTGAACTACATTGATAGGTTCCTTTCTTCCATGTCAGTGCTGAGAGGAAAGCTTCAGCTTGTGGGCACTGCTGCTATGCTGTTAGCCTC AAAGTTTGAAGAAATATACCCCCCAGAAGTAGCAGAGTTTGTGTACATTACAGATGATACCTACACCAAGAAACAAGTTCTGAGAATGGAGCATCTAGTTTTGAAAGTCCTTACTTTTGACTTAGCTGCTCCAACAGTAAATCAGTTTCTTACCCAATACTTTCTGCATCAGCAGCCTGCAAACAGCAAAGTTGAAAGTTTAGCAATG TTTTTGGGAGAATTAAGTTTGATAGATGCTGACCCATACCTAAAGTATTTGCCATCAGTTATTGCTGGAGCCGCCTTTCATTTAGCACTCTACACAGTCACAGGACAAAGCTGG CCTGAATCATTAATACGAAAGACTGGATATACCCTGGAAAGTCTTAAGCCTTGTCTCATGGACCTTCACCAGACCTACCTCAAAGCTCCACAGCATGCACAACAGTCAATaagagaaaagtacaaaaattcaaA GTATCATGGTGTTTCTCTCCTCAACCCACCAGAGACACTAAATCTGTAA
- the EXOSC9 gene encoding exosome complex component RRP45: MKETPLSNCERRFLLRAIEEKKRLDGRQTYDYRNIRISFGTDYGCCIVELGKTRVLGQVSCELVSPKLNRATEGILFFNLELSQMAAPAFEPGRQSDLLVKLNRLLERCLRNSKCIDTESLCVVAGEKVWQIRVDLHLLNHDGNIIDAASIAAIVALCHFRRPDVSVQGDEVTLYTPEERDPVPLSIHHMPICVSFAFFQQGTYLLVDPNEREERVMDGLLVIAMNKHREICTIQSSGGIMLLKDQVLRCSKIAGVKVAEITELILKALENDQKVRKEGGKFGFAESIANQRITAFKMEKAPIDTSDVEEKAEEIIAEAEPPSEVVSTPVLWTPGTAQIGEGVENSWGDLEDSEKEDDEGGGDEAIILDSIKMDTGVEVSDIGSQDAPIILSDSEEEEMIILEPDKNPKKIRTQTTSAKQEKAPSKKPVKRRKKKRAAN, translated from the exons ATGAAGGAAACGCCACTCTCAAACTGCGAACGCCGCTTCCTACTCCGTGCCATCGAAGAAAAGAAG CGGCTGGATGGCAGACAAACCTATGATTATAGGAACATCAGGATCTCATTTGGAACAGATTACGGATGCTGCATTGTGGAACTTGGCAAAACAAG AGTTCTTGGACAGGTTTCCTGTGAACTTGTGTCTCCAAAACTCAATAGGGCAACAgaaggtattcttttttttaaccttgaacTCTCTCAGATGGCTGCTCCAGCTTTCGAACCTGGCAG GCAGTCAGATCTCTTGGTGAAGTTGAATCGACTCTTGGAAAGATGTCTAAGAAATTCGAAGTGTATAGACACTGAATCTCTCTGTGTTGTTGCTGGTGAAAAG GTTTGGCAAATACGTGTAGACCTACATTTATTAAATCATGATGGAAATATTATTGATGCTGCCAGCATTGCTGCAATTGTGGCTTTATGTCACTTCCGAAGACCTGATGTCTCTGTCCAAGGAGATGAAGTAACACTG taTACACCTGAAGAGCGTGATCCTGTACCATTAAGTATCCACCACATGCCCATTTGTGTCAGTTTTGCCTTTTTCCAGCAAGG AACATATTTATTGGTGGATCCCAATGAACGAGAAGAACGTGTGATGGATGGCTTGCTGGTGATTGCCATGAACAAACATCGAGAGATTTGTACTATCCAGTCCAGTGGTGGGATAATGCTACTAAAAGATCAA GTTTTGAGATGCAGTAAAATCGCTGGTGTGAAAGTAGCAGAAATTACAGAGCTAATATTGAAAGCTTTGGAGAATGACCAAAAAGTAAG GAAAGAAGGTGGAAAGTTTGGTTTTGCAGAGTCTATAGCAAATCAAAGGATCACagcatttaaaatggaaaaggcCCCTATTGATACCTCGGATGtagaagaaaaagcagaagaaatcaTTGCTGAAGCAGAACCTCCTTCAGAAGT TGTTTCTACACCTGTGCTGTGGACTCCTGGAACTGCCCAAATTGGAGAGGGAGTAGAAAACTCCTGGGGTGATCTTGAAGACTCTGAGAAGGAAGATGATGAAGGCGGTGGTGATGAAGCTATCATTCTTGATAGTATAAAAATGGACACTGGAGTAGAAGTCTCTGATATTGGAAGCCAAG atgctcccATAATACTGTCAGATagtgaagaagaagaaatgatcaTTTTGGAACCAGACAAGAATCCAAAGAAAATAAG AACACAGACCACCAGtgcaaaacaagaaaaagcacCAAGTAAAAAGCcagtgaaaagaagaaaaaagaagagagctgCCAATTAA